In Parasegetibacter sp. NRK P23, the genomic stretch GGCGCTTCCGCCTGCGCCTTGCGGCAGTGGATACGGTGGTCCGGCTTCAGGCTGACGAAACCGCGAGCGGCTCAGGCGCTGAAAATCCACTTCGGGACCAAAAAATAAATTCCGGCGCAACTTGCGCAATACACGCTGCCGCAGTAAAATATAATTGCCATCCACAATTGCGGGATGTGCGCCTGCTGTTTCCGGACCGGTACCATAATACAAAAGCGGGAACTTCTGCAAACGTGTTCTGCCCAGAAAGAACCAGTTGTCCTTATCGCCGTACAAAGCGTTGTCTATCCAAAGCCCATATTGATTTTCCAATGTAAAAAACGCGAAGGCGTTCACTTCACTCAAACGGTTCAGGGTATCATTTTTTGCCTGGTACAACAGCAAAGAAGAAATACCGAATTCAAAACTTGTTTCGGGCGCGTAAGCCAGGGTTGGGTAGAAGCGGATGCTGGCTTTACCAGGAGGCGTGGTATCTGCAATGGAGCGTTGAATAAGGCGTTGCAGCCACCTGCCTGACTTTGCCGTATCCTGCGTGAATGCTTTGGAATAAATACATAGGATAATAATAATTGCCGGGAGGAGGCGGATGTTTAAACTTCTTTTCATTGGTGTCAGGAAACAAATGTAGTTAAATAGGGAGTAGAATTTTTTTTCAGATAACAGAAAATAGTTTGTGAAAGCTTACCATGATCAGCATCAATAGTTGGAACCTACTCCCGTATCAGCTTTAACTTTAAAGGTGTTTCCCTTTAAATAGAACCGTTATGAGCTACAGATTTTTACCGTCGCTAGTGCTCCGGACGCCATTGTATGGTTTTAAGGAGCGTGGAAACATGGATTATGCCGCATTACTGCATACGGAGGTTTTCAGGAAGGCGATTTTTCTTTCGAGCGAGCTTCTTTTTGAAGCGCTGCACAAGAAAGGTTTTGCGTATGATACACTATCCGAAAAAGAGCGGCACACCGTACAGAAGTATGCGAACAGGGCATCGTTCCGCTCCACGCCCTTCGGTATGTTCGCGGCCGTATCGCTTACCTCCTGGCAACCGGCTTCAACTGCTTCAATTGTTGTAGCGCGTTCCCCTTCTCTATATGTGAAACCTGATTTTTCGATATTACCTGGTATTGCGGCGTCCCTGGGGTATACCAACAAGGCTATGGAATTGCGTATCAATCAGAGCGCATTTACAGGCAGGAACGATATCCGGTTTATCCGGCGCGAGTTTTCGGAGCTGGATGCGCGTTTCGCGCTGGTTGCCGCCCCCAGGAACAGCTTGCTTCGAACCCTTATGCGTTTGGCGAAGCGTGGTATTTCAAGGCTTGCACTGGCTGCTGCCATCAGGTCTGAAACCGGTGCTTCCGCTGAAGAAGTGAGCGACTATATAAAGGAGTTGGAAGCGGAGCAATTGCTGGTAAGCGCTTCCGCCCCTAATATTACTGGTAATGATTATACGCAGGAACTATTACCGCTTTTGGAGCAACAACAGCCTGTGTTAAAAAAAATATTGCGGGAGCTGACGGAAAACCGGCACCCTTCACTGGCTTTCCTGAGCGCGACGGCCGCGAAACTTTCAGCGTATACCGGTCAAAAGCCAAAATCCAGTTTTTATTGCGTGGCTGAACGGAAGGCAATTGCCGGCGGGCTCCCAATGAAGTACCAGCAGCAGATCAAGGAAGGATTGCATTGCCTGCAACTGCTTTCATCCTACACGCCCTCACCTGACCTGGAGCAGTTCCGCAAGGCTTTCCTCGCGCAATACGAGCGGGAAGAAGTACCGTTGCTGGAAGCGCTTGATCCGCAGTTGGGCATAGGTTATGGCAGTTTTGGAGAAATGGGCAACCAGGTCCTTATTTCTTCCCTCGGATTGGATATTGCCGCCGCACGTACAGCGAAGAAGAACCAGCCAAAGAACCTGGCGGCGTTGCTGATGAATGAGTGGATGCAGCAAAGAAAGCTGACCGGCCTGGGAGAAGTAGCAATAACGAATGACCATCTTAAAGAGATTTCCTCCGAAAATAATTCACATCCCTTGCCACCCAGTATTGCCGTCATGTTCCGCGTAGTAGATGGTCAGGTTATCATCGAAAGCGCCGGAGGTGCATCAGCCTTGCAAATGACCGGAAGATTTTCCTGTATTCCTTCCATAGAAGCATTTGCGCAAGAAGTGGCCCGCCATGAACAGGAGATGAACCCGGGGGTGGTATTCGCGGAGATCGCGCATTTCTGTAACGTACATGCCGCCAACATCAACAGGCGGCAACACCTGCGCAGGTATGAAATACCGGTGCTTACCAATTCCACCCTTCCGGGTAACCGGCAAATACCGCTTGCTGACCTTATGATTTCCGTAGTGGACAACACTGTTGTACTGCGTTCCAGGAAACTGGGGAAGCCCGTAATACCAAGACTTGCATCAGCATATAATTATACGAAAAACTCACTTCCTATCTTCCGGTTTCTCTGCGATGTTCAATCGCAACAGTTGACCACCAGCTTCAGTTTGTCCCTTTCATCGGCTGTTCCGGGTTTGAAGTTCTACCCGCGTGTGCGTTACAGGTCATGCATCATCCACCTTGCGGAGTGGCACCTGTACGAAGAAGAGCTGGCACCCCTTGCCAATGCTGATCCATCAAACAGGATTCGATTGTTCCGTCAGCTCTGTGCCGAAATTCATCTTCCAAGGTATGTCGCGCTTACCATCCATGATAATTTTATTGTGTATGATTTGAACCTTGATGCGGAAGTCAGCGCTTTGTTAATTGAAATAAAACCCATGCGGAAAGTTGCGTTAAAGGAATTCATCTACCCACAGGAATCGCTGATCAAAACGGAGGACGGAACCGAACTGATCGGGCAGTATATCGCCACACTTATCCTGGATGAACCTTCCTACAAGGAGATTCCGTTAACCGAAAACAGAAAGCAGCCCGTTACCCCAAAAGATACGGGCAACTGGCTCTATTTTAAAGTCTACTGCCACCCGCTTTCCGCTGATGGTATTTTGCTGCAGCACCTGCTGCCGATCGTAGAGAAAAGTATAAGGACCGGACTCGTTCAGCAGTGGTTCTGGTTGCGTTACAATGATCCTGAGCACCACCTGCGCATCCGTCTTAAAACAGAAAGACGGAACCAGGGAAAGGTATTTGAATTGTTCAATCATTGTTTGCACAAGCTTTACCTTTCCAAGCTGGTGCACCGTTTCCAAACGGATGTGTACAAGCGGGAACTGGAGCGCTATTCAGCAGCGCTGATCGTATATGTGGAAGCGCTGTTCCATTGTAGCAGCAACATTGTGGTAAGGTATCTTCAGAAAGCTGCCGTCGCGGGATACAGGGAAGAAGAGACGGTAGTGGAAGGCGTCAGTTTTGCCAACCGGTTATTGGGTTATTTCGGCTTCTCTACGGAAAAAGAAACAGATTTCTGTAAAAAGAACTTTGAGGCTTTTTACCAGGAACATGGTGGTGTTAAAGGATTCAGGACGGAAGCGGAAAAACTCTACCGGACCATGCAGCCCGCGCTGGAAGAAGCCCTGGTACTGAACGAGACCATGCGTGATTTTGACCGTGTGGGGCAGAATGTACATTTTCTTCTGGTTAAGCTGAGCTTCTCTCCACCCGGGGGGCCTGATATCAACAGCCTTGCGGCGGATATTGTCCACATGCACATCAACAGGTTGTTCAGCAGCAACCAGCGTTATTATGAAATGCTGGTTTACTTTATGCTGTACCGGCACCTCACCGTAAGGGCTTTCAGGCAGCGGCCATCATGAATTGCGTTTCGTTTTTACCAGCCGTTCTTTTACAAAACTGAAAAAGTGATCCCGGTAGCTCGCGCCGATGGGCAATGGTTCCGGGATACCTTCCAGGAATACATCATTGCCTTCAATGTGACTGATGAAGTCCGTATTCAGTATAAACGACTTGTGTATGCGAAAAAAATGACCTGGTAGTTCTGATTCCATTTCAGAGAGACTCAGGTAAGTCAGGTACGCCTTCTCCTGCGTTACAACGGAGAGGTAGTTTTTTTTGCTCTCCATGTAAAGGATATGGTCATGGAATAGCTTTACGATCTTTCCCTTGCCTTCCGTCTGAATGAAAAGTGTGCTGTTGCGTGGT encodes the following:
- a CDS encoding BamA/TamA family outer membrane protein, with product MKRSLNIRLLPAIIIILCIYSKAFTQDTAKSGRWLQRLIQRSIADTTPPGKASIRFYPTLAYAPETSFEFGISSLLLYQAKNDTLNRLSEVNAFAFFTLENQYGLWIDNALYGDKDNWFFLGRTRLQKFPLLYYGTGPETAGAHPAIVDGNYILLRQRVLRKLRRNLFFGPEVDFQRLSRSRFRQPEAGPPYPLPQGAGGSANLGLGLALVYDNRHNVLNVREGLFTELSFLEYNSGFGSDFDFRSVNLDLRSFHPMGNQQVLAWQVNGNFITGDAPFNQLALLGGDMMMRGYYQGRYRDKNLLAAQAEYRWLPFPFSRKFGGVVFGGLASVAPYIDQFRFSQIRPSGGAGIRYLLFPKKDIFLRLDVGFTKEGPGFYLYTGEAF
- a CDS encoding lantibiotic dehydratase; this encodes MSYRFLPSLVLRTPLYGFKERGNMDYAALLHTEVFRKAIFLSSELLFEALHKKGFAYDTLSEKERHTVQKYANRASFRSTPFGMFAAVSLTSWQPASTASIVVARSPSLYVKPDFSILPGIAASLGYTNKAMELRINQSAFTGRNDIRFIRREFSELDARFALVAAPRNSLLRTLMRLAKRGISRLALAAAIRSETGASAEEVSDYIKELEAEQLLVSASAPNITGNDYTQELLPLLEQQQPVLKKILRELTENRHPSLAFLSATAAKLSAYTGQKPKSSFYCVAERKAIAGGLPMKYQQQIKEGLHCLQLLSSYTPSPDLEQFRKAFLAQYEREEVPLLEALDPQLGIGYGSFGEMGNQVLISSLGLDIAAARTAKKNQPKNLAALLMNEWMQQRKLTGLGEVAITNDHLKEISSENNSHPLPPSIAVMFRVVDGQVIIESAGGASALQMTGRFSCIPSIEAFAQEVARHEQEMNPGVVFAEIAHFCNVHAANINRRQHLRRYEIPVLTNSTLPGNRQIPLADLMISVVDNTVVLRSRKLGKPVIPRLASAYNYTKNSLPIFRFLCDVQSQQLTTSFSLSLSSAVPGLKFYPRVRYRSCIIHLAEWHLYEEELAPLANADPSNRIRLFRQLCAEIHLPRYVALTIHDNFIVYDLNLDAEVSALLIEIKPMRKVALKEFIYPQESLIKTEDGTELIGQYIATLILDEPSYKEIPLTENRKQPVTPKDTGNWLYFKVYCHPLSADGILLQHLLPIVEKSIRTGLVQQWFWLRYNDPEHHLRIRLKTERRNQGKVFELFNHCLHKLYLSKLVHRFQTDVYKRELERYSAALIVYVEALFHCSSNIVVRYLQKAAVAGYREEETVVEGVSFANRLLGYFGFSTEKETDFCKKNFEAFYQEHGGVKGFRTEAEKLYRTMQPALEEALVLNETMRDFDRVGQNVHFLLVKLSFSPPGGPDINSLAADIVHMHINRLFSSNQRYYEMLVYFMLYRHLTVRAFRQRPS